A genome region from Gardnerella vaginalis includes the following:
- the rplF gene encoding 50S ribosomal protein L6 yields the protein MASHIGKLPVDIPAGVEVKIEGQSFSAKGAKGADSYVIPEGITAEVADGKIVLTPVDDLRPTRAKHGLARAIVASMVKGVHEGYTKTLDIVGTGYRAVMKGKGIEFSLGYSHTITVQPPEGIEFELPNANQVIVKGTDKQAVGQAAANIRKLRAPEPYKGKGIKYSDERILRKAGKAGK from the coding sequence ATGGCATCGCATATTGGTAAGCTCCCCGTCGACATTCCTGCAGGCGTGGAAGTAAAAATTGAAGGTCAGTCCTTTAGTGCTAAGGGTGCTAAGGGTGCTGATTCCTATGTAATTCCAGAAGGTATTACCGCTGAAGTTGCTGATGGCAAGATCGTTTTAACCCCAGTTGACGATTTGCGTCCAACTCGTGCAAAGCATGGTTTGGCTCGTGCAATCGTAGCGTCCATGGTTAAAGGTGTGCACGAAGGCTACACCAAGACTTTGGACATTGTTGGAACTGGTTATCGTGCTGTGATGAAGGGTAAGGGCATTGAGTTCTCACTCGGATATTCTCACACTATTACCGTTCAGCCACCTGAGGGCATTGAGTTTGAATTGCCAAACGCAAATCAGGTAATCGTCAAGGGTACTGACAAGCAGGCCGTTGGTCAGGCTGCCGCTAACATTCGCAAGCTGCGTGCTCCAGAACCTTATAAGGGTAAGGGCATTAAGTACAGCGATGAGCGTATTTTGCGCAAGGCTGGAAAGGCTGGTAAGTGA
- the rpsK gene encoding 30S ribosomal protein S11, which translates to MAAAKQASRKPRRRDRKSVPVGQAHIKSTFNNTIISITDPSGAVLSWASGGDVGFKGSRKSTPYAAGMAAESAARKAMEHGLKKVDVFVKGPGSGRETAIRSLQSAGLEVGSITDVTPQAHNGVRPPKRRRV; encoded by the coding sequence ATGGCAGCTGCAAAGCAAGCCTCGCGCAAGCCGCGTCGCCGGGACCGCAAGTCGGTACCGGTTGGGCAGGCGCATATTAAATCAACATTCAATAACACGATTATTTCCATCACCGATCCATCGGGCGCAGTCCTTTCTTGGGCTTCCGGTGGCGATGTCGGCTTTAAGGGTTCCCGCAAGTCGACTCCTTACGCTGCAGGTATGGCTGCTGAGTCTGCTGCTCGTAAGGCAATGGAACATGGCCTGAAGAAGGTCGACGTGTTTGTTAAGGGTCCAGGTTCCGGTCGTGAAACCGCTATCCGTTCCCTTCAATCCGCGGGTCTTGAGGTCGGTTCTATTACCGACGTCACCCCACAAGCGCATAACGGCGTTCGCCCACCAAAGCGTCGCCGCGTCTGA
- the rplO gene encoding 50S ribosomal protein L15 gives MANEEPMLHMHTLRPAPGAKKDRIRVGRGEGSKGKTSGRGDKGTKKRYQVRPGFEGGQLPLYMRLPKLRGFKSPFKKEFQVVNVAALEELFPNGGEVTVADLVVKGAVRDGYPVKVLGDGDLKVALTLKGVKASASAKAKIEAAGGSVSEE, from the coding sequence ATGGCTAATGAAGAACCAATGTTGCACATGCACACGTTGCGTCCAGCTCCAGGAGCTAAGAAGGATCGCATTCGCGTGGGTCGTGGTGAAGGCTCTAAGGGTAAGACTTCGGGTCGTGGCGATAAGGGTACGAAGAAGCGTTACCAAGTTCGTCCAGGCTTTGAAGGCGGCCAGCTTCCACTTTACATGCGTTTGCCTAAGCTTCGTGGCTTTAAGAGCCCATTCAAGAAAGAGTTCCAGGTTGTTAATGTTGCAGCCCTCGAAGAACTCTTCCCAAATGGTGGCGAAGTTACTGTTGCTGATTTGGTAGTTAAGGGCGCTGTGCGTGATGGCTATCCAGTTAAGGTTTTGGGCGATGGCGATCTTAAGGTTGCTTTGACTCTTAAGGGAGTTAAGGCTTCTGCATCCGCTAAAGCCAAGATTGAGGCTGCTGGTGGCTCTGTTAGCGAAGAGTAA
- a CDS encoding adenylate kinase, which translates to MRLLIMGPQGVGKGTQAALLAEHYGIPAISTGDIFRYNLKNQTELGKKVQGYLDKGELVPDELTNSIVKDRLAQDDAKNGWILDGYPRNASQVKALDLMLEELGTPLDHVVALEAEREVLLERMKKRAIEQGRSDDTPEVIATRLETYEKETAPLLDIYESRGQLVEVDGVGDIAEINNRIVESLV; encoded by the coding sequence ATGCGATTGCTAATTATGGGACCGCAAGGCGTTGGTAAAGGCACTCAGGCTGCTTTGCTTGCAGAGCATTATGGGATTCCTGCTATTTCTACTGGCGATATTTTCCGTTATAACTTGAAGAATCAAACGGAGCTTGGTAAGAAGGTTCAGGGTTATCTTGATAAGGGTGAGCTTGTTCCAGATGAATTGACAAATAGCATTGTTAAGGACCGTCTTGCTCAGGATGATGCTAAGAATGGCTGGATTCTTGATGGATATCCACGTAATGCATCTCAGGTTAAGGCTTTGGATCTTATGCTTGAGGAGCTTGGTACTCCTTTGGATCATGTTGTTGCTCTTGAAGCAGAGCGTGAGGTTTTGCTTGAGCGTATGAAGAAGCGCGCAATTGAGCAGGGTCGTTCAGATGATACTCCTGAGGTAATTGCTACTCGTTTGGAAACTTACGAGAAGGAAACTGCTCCTCTTCTTGATATTTATGAAAGCCGTGGTCAGCTTGTTGAGGTTGATGGTGTTGGCGATATTGCTGAGATCAACAATCGCATAGTTGAGTCTTTGGTATGA
- a CDS encoding DNA-directed RNA polymerase subunit alpha, translating into MLIAQRPTLTEESLNPQRSRFTIEPLEPGFGYTLGNSLRRTLLSSIPGAAVTSVRISGALHEFTTLPGVEEDVTEILLNIKGIVLTSEYDEPVVMYLRKSGKGEATAGDITPPAGVTIANPEMHIATLAEDGELEIEFTVERGRGYVPAQMNKQENSEIGRIPVDSIYSPVLKVSYKVEATRVEQRTDFDKLILDVETKPAITPRDAVASAGSTLVELFGLCRELNVDAEGVEVGPAPVMGEVDSQMATPIEDLNLTQRSYNCLKREGIHTVGELVVHTEQDLLDIRNFGMKSIDEVKEKLQSMGLSLKASPLGFDANNLEGGTFFSPEDE; encoded by the coding sequence GTGCTTATCGCACAGCGTCCAACACTTACCGAGGAATCACTGAATCCCCAGCGTTCTCGCTTTACAATTGAGCCGTTGGAACCAGGTTTCGGATACACGCTCGGCAATTCGCTGCGTCGTACCCTGTTGAGCTCCATTCCAGGTGCTGCCGTAACTTCGGTACGCATTTCTGGCGCTCTCCATGAGTTCACGACTCTGCCAGGTGTTGAAGAGGATGTCACTGAAATCCTGCTGAACATTAAGGGTATCGTACTTACAAGTGAGTATGACGAGCCAGTAGTGATGTATCTTCGCAAGAGCGGCAAGGGTGAAGCAACAGCTGGAGATATTACTCCTCCTGCTGGCGTCACTATTGCCAATCCAGAGATGCATATCGCTACACTTGCTGAAGATGGCGAGCTTGAAATTGAGTTCACTGTGGAGCGCGGTCGTGGCTATGTGCCTGCTCAGATGAACAAGCAGGAAAACAGCGAAATCGGTCGCATTCCAGTGGATTCGATCTACTCACCAGTTTTGAAGGTGAGCTATAAGGTTGAAGCTACCCGCGTGGAACAGCGCACGGACTTCGATAAGCTCATCCTGGATGTGGAAACTAAGCCAGCTATTACACCACGAGATGCAGTTGCATCTGCTGGTTCGACTTTGGTTGAGCTTTTCGGTCTTTGCCGTGAGCTTAACGTCGATGCAGAAGGTGTTGAAGTTGGTCCAGCTCCAGTCATGGGAGAAGTTGATTCTCAGATGGCTACCCCGATTGAGGATTTGAATCTTACGCAGCGCAGCTACAACTGCTTGAAGCGTGAGGGAATCCACACTGTCGGAGAGCTGGTAGTACACACTGAGCAGGATTTGCTCGATATTCGTAATTTCGGCATGAAATCCATCGATGAGGTTAAAGAGAAATTGCAGTCTATGGGATTGTCTCTTAAGGCCTCGCCGCTTGGCTTTGACGCCAATAATCTCGAAGGTGGCACGTTCTTCTCGCCAGAAGACGAGTAA
- the secY gene encoding preprotein translocase subunit SecY codes for MKTLIQAFRTKELRNKILFVFAMIIIYRIGSFIPIPGVDYKVIRACTAKLASSSENFIGLVNLFSGGSLLQLSIFALGVMPYITASIVIQLLRVVIPRFEALHKEGQSGETKLTQYTRYLTIGLAILQSTTILVTARSGALFNYQCGQVIPDGSMWSLLVMVLIMTGGTGLIMWMAELITDKGIGQGMSVLIFMSICSGFLPKLWEIGWGTNGTNGDWTKFSIVGGVLLVILIFVDFVELAQRRIPVQYTRRMIGRKMYGGSSTYLPLKVNMSGVIPPIFASSILAIPTLLAQFGDSRKDWVRWINANLANSTSVWYIALYTVMIVFFCFFYTEITFNPDETADNMKEYGGFIPGIRAGSATSRYLSYVMNRLNTVGAVYLLFVALIPTVLIMSLHLNMKLPFGGTTILIIAGVGLDTLRQAKAQTEQFQYAGFLFDHDDSKQVTK; via the coding sequence GTGAAAACGTTAATCCAGGCCTTCAGGACGAAGGAGTTGAGGAATAAGATCCTCTTCGTCTTCGCAATGATTATCATCTACAGAATCGGTTCCTTTATTCCGATTCCTGGCGTTGATTACAAAGTTATACGTGCTTGCACAGCCAAGCTTGCTTCTTCTAGTGAAAACTTTATTGGTTTGGTGAACCTGTTCTCTGGTGGTTCGCTTTTGCAGCTGTCTATTTTTGCATTGGGTGTTATGCCTTATATTACGGCATCTATTGTTATTCAGCTGCTTAGAGTTGTGATTCCTCGCTTTGAGGCTCTTCACAAGGAAGGTCAGTCTGGAGAAACAAAGCTTACTCAGTACACTCGTTATTTGACTATTGGCTTGGCAATTTTGCAGTCCACAACCATTTTGGTTACTGCACGTTCTGGTGCACTATTTAATTATCAGTGTGGTCAGGTTATTCCAGATGGCTCTATGTGGAGCTTACTGGTTATGGTTTTGATTATGACTGGTGGCACTGGTTTGATCATGTGGATGGCAGAACTTATTACGGATAAGGGTATTGGTCAGGGCATGTCAGTGTTAATCTTCATGTCTATCTGCTCTGGCTTCCTTCCAAAGCTGTGGGAAATTGGTTGGGGAACTAATGGTACTAATGGCGATTGGACCAAGTTCTCTATTGTCGGTGGTGTTCTGCTTGTAATTCTTATTTTCGTTGATTTCGTGGAGCTCGCTCAGCGTCGAATTCCTGTACAGTATACGCGCCGAATGATTGGTCGTAAGATGTACGGCGGTTCTTCCACATACTTACCTCTTAAGGTCAATATGAGTGGTGTTATCCCACCAATTTTCGCGTCTTCGATTCTTGCTATTCCAACTCTTCTTGCTCAGTTTGGTGATAGTCGTAAGGATTGGGTGCGTTGGATTAATGCCAATTTAGCAAATTCTACTTCTGTGTGGTACATAGCTTTGTACACAGTTATGATTGTGTTCTTCTGCTTCTTCTACACTGAGATTACTTTTAATCCAGATGAAACTGCAGATAACATGAAGGAATACGGTGGTTTTATCCCAGGTATTCGTGCTGGTAGTGCTACAAGCCGTTATCTTAGCTATGTTATGAATAGATTAAACACTGTTGGTGCTGTCTATTTGCTATTCGTAGCGTTGATTCCAACAGTTTTGATTATGTCTTTGCACCTTAATATGAAGCTTCCATTTGGTGGTACTACGATTCTTATTATCGCAGGTGTTGGTTTGGATACTTTGCGTCAAGCCAAGGCTCAGACCGAACAATTCCAGTATGCTGGATTCTTGTTTGATCATGACGATAGTAAGCAAGTTACTAAGTAG
- the rpmD gene encoding 50S ribosomal protein L30 has protein sequence MANLKITLVHGLVHSTERQRANVQTLGLHKIGQSVVREDNPVNRGLVMAVRHLLSVEEVD, from the coding sequence ATGGCTAACTTGAAGATCACTCTGGTGCACGGTTTGGTTCATTCCACCGAGCGTCAGCGCGCGAACGTTCAAACTCTCGGTCTTCACAAGATTGGCCAGAGCGTTGTTCGCGAGGACAATCCAGTCAATCGTGGCTTGGTTATGGCCGTTCGCCACTTGCTGAGCGTTGAGGAGGTTGACTGA
- the rpsE gene encoding 30S ribosomal protein S5 — protein sequence MSDNEKETQVAEETQNTQASAEERTDDRRSRRSKGEGKRGERRNRREENRGEELLDRVVTINRVSKTHKGGRTFSFAALVVVGDGKGTVGVGYGKSREVPAAIAKGQLDAKKHMFTVPRIRGTVTHPVLGHDAAGTVLLRPAAPGTGVIAGGAVRAVMECAGITDILTKSMGSATAVNVVRATVDALKKLEEPEEICARRGLSLEEVAPDALLRERAAGIAEARKAREEAQAAKAAQAKDGE from the coding sequence GTGAGCGATAACGAAAAGGAAACCCAAGTGGCTGAAGAAACTCAGAACACTCAGGCATCCGCCGAGGAGCGTACTGACGATCGCCGTTCCCGTCGCTCTAAGGGCGAAGGTAAGCGCGGAGAGCGTCGTAACCGTCGTGAAGAAAACCGCGGCGAAGAGCTTCTGGATCGCGTAGTTACTATTAACCGTGTTTCCAAGACTCACAAGGGTGGTCGTACCTTTAGCTTTGCAGCACTTGTTGTTGTTGGCGACGGTAAGGGCACTGTTGGTGTTGGCTACGGTAAGTCTCGCGAAGTTCCAGCAGCTATCGCTAAGGGTCAGCTTGATGCTAAGAAGCATATGTTCACTGTTCCACGTATTCGTGGTACCGTAACCCACCCTGTGTTGGGTCACGATGCTGCTGGCACAGTTTTGCTTCGTCCAGCTGCTCCAGGTACTGGTGTAATTGCTGGTGGCGCTGTGCGTGCTGTTATGGAGTGCGCTGGCATTACCGATATCCTCACCAAGTCCATGGGCTCTGCAACCGCTGTTAACGTGGTTCGCGCTACTGTGGATGCTTTGAAGAAGCTTGAAGAGCCAGAGGAGATTTGCGCTCGTCGTGGACTTTCCCTCGAGGAAGTTGCACCAGACGCATTGCTTCGTGAGCGCGCTGCAGGCATTGCCGAAGCTCGCAAGGCTCGTGAAGAAGCTCAGGCTGCTAAGGCTGCCCAAGCAAAGGATGGTGAGTGA
- the rplE gene encoding 50S ribosomal protein L5: MTDTTVEAPATPRLKQQYNDQIVPALEKEFGHTNPMQVARLQKVVVSMGVGAAARDSKLIEGAIKDLTLITGQKPKVTKAKKSVAQFHLREGQAIGAYVTLRGDRMWEFLDRLLTLALPRIRDFRGINGNQFDGQGNYNFGLTEQSMFHEIDPDSIDHQRGMDITVVTTTKDDVEAKSLLKHLGFPFKEN, translated from the coding sequence ATGACCGATACTACAGTTGAGGCGCCGGCAACTCCGCGCTTAAAGCAGCAATACAATGATCAAATCGTTCCAGCTTTGGAAAAGGAATTTGGCCACACTAATCCTATGCAGGTGGCTCGTTTGCAGAAGGTCGTCGTCTCTATGGGCGTTGGCGCTGCAGCTCGTGATTCCAAGCTTATCGAAGGTGCGATTAAGGATCTCACTTTGATCACTGGTCAAAAGCCAAAGGTTACTAAGGCTAAGAAGTCTGTTGCACAGTTCCATCTGCGCGAAGGACAGGCTATCGGCGCTTACGTAACTCTTCGTGGTGATCGTATGTGGGAGTTCTTGGATCGTTTGCTCACTCTGGCTCTGCCACGTATCCGCGATTTCCGTGGTATCAATGGCAACCAGTTCGACGGTCAGGGTAACTATAACTTTGGTCTTACGGAGCAGTCAATGTTCCACGAGATTGATCCTGATTCGATTGATCATCAGCGTGGTATGGACATCACCGTGGTGACCACCACCAAGGACGATGTGGAAGCGAAGTCGCTACTTAAGCACCTCGGTTTCCCATTCAAGGAGAACTGA
- the rplX gene encoding 50S ribosomal protein L24 encodes MVAKIKSGDQVKVIRGKDRGKEGKVLRVLAEDRLIVEGVQVVKKHVRATQQGQQAGIVSVEAPIHRSNVMVIDPETKQPTRVGVIVKQEARDGKVKTVRVRVAKKSGKELA; translated from the coding sequence ATGGTAGCCAAGATTAAGTCCGGCGACCAGGTAAAGGTTATCCGCGGCAAAGATCGCGGTAAGGAAGGCAAAGTACTCCGTGTACTCGCCGAAGACCGTTTGATCGTCGAGGGTGTCCAGGTTGTTAAGAAGCACGTGCGTGCTACCCAGCAGGGTCAGCAGGCAGGTATCGTCTCTGTTGAGGCTCCAATTCACCGTTCTAACGTTATGGTGATTGACCCAGAGACCAAGCAGCCTACCCGCGTGGGCGTGATTGTCAAGCAAGAGGCTCGTGACGGCAAGGTAAAGACCGTGCGCGTGCGTGTCGCTAAGAAGTCCGGAAAGGAGCTGGCATGA
- a CDS encoding type Z 30S ribosomal protein S14 encodes MAKTALKNKAAAKPKFKVRAYTRCQVCGRPHSVYRKFGLCRVCLREKAHRGELPGVTKSSW; translated from the coding sequence ATGGCAAAAACCGCTCTGAAAAACAAGGCGGCCGCTAAGCCGAAGTTCAAGGTGCGCGCTTATACGCGTTGCCAGGTTTGTGGTCGTCCTCACTCCGTGTATCGCAAGTTCGGTCTGTGCCGTGTATGCCTTCGTGAAAAGGCACATCGCGGTGAGTTGCCGGGTGTTACGAAGTCCAGTTGGTAA
- the rplR gene encoding 50S ribosomal protein L18: MSVKIFGKGTKVARLRRHARLRKRISGTPERPRLVVSRSNRHMVAQIVDDTKGLTLVSASTLTSDFAGFTGTKTEAATKVGELIAAKAKEAGITAVIFDRGGNKYHGRVAAVAEGARQGGLAL, from the coding sequence ATGAGCGTTAAGATTTTCGGTAAGGGTACCAAAGTCGCGCGTTTGCGTCGTCACGCCCGTCTTCGTAAGCGCATTTCTGGCACTCCAGAGCGCCCACGTTTGGTAGTTTCTCGTTCTAACCGTCACATGGTTGCTCAGATTGTGGATGATACTAAGGGTCTTACCCTTGTAAGTGCTTCCACCTTGACTTCTGACTTCGCTGGTTTTACTGGCACGAAGACTGAAGCTGCTACCAAGGTTGGCGAGTTAATCGCTGCCAAGGCGAAGGAAGCGGGTATTACCGCTGTAATCTTCGATCGTGGCGGTAATAAGTATCATGGTCGCGTCGCAGCAGTAGCTGAAGGCGCCCGTCAGGGAGGTCTAGCACTGTGA
- the rplN gene encoding 50S ribosomal protein L14 encodes MIQQETRLHVADNTGAKELLAIRVLGGSKRRYAGIGDIIVASVKDAIPGGSVKKGDVVKAVVVRTVKEHRRVDGSYIKFDENAAVILGSGREPKGTRIFGPVGRELRDKRFMKIVSLAPEVI; translated from the coding sequence ATGATTCAGCAGGAAACGCGGCTTCATGTCGCCGACAACACGGGTGCTAAGGAATTACTTGCCATCCGCGTGCTCGGTGGATCGAAGCGACGCTATGCCGGCATCGGCGACATCATCGTCGCCTCCGTCAAGGACGCTATCCCTGGCGGGTCGGTCAAGAAAGGCGACGTAGTTAAGGCTGTCGTCGTCCGTACTGTCAAGGAACATCGTCGTGTTGATGGTTCCTATATTAAGTTCGACGAGAACGCCGCTGTTATTCTCGGCTCTGGCCGTGAACCAAAGGGCACTCGTATCTTTGGACCAGTCGGTCGTGAATTGCGTGATAAGCGCTTCATGAAGATTGTGTCCCTCGCCCCGGAGGTGATCTGA
- a CDS encoding Mbeg1-like protein → MPNILDLVSNDFTDFTNRKFNAVDSLVFCELAYICMPDSIPKYDDDSDNLNTVPLCDLLRAEDFSSMFSSGSAKVDDFRKSLFLAVAASPRYRGIRVGEVLERFDESNIDDSCEQQFAAVTFDLTDCVGYRCFVVAFRGTDNTLVGWKEDFNMAFRCPVPAQESAAEYLLSIARRVHKNYCNNSVKNNIFHRIFGYIANLFGKKPEQADMLQSDTLQNDIVNQNNDSNIFVVGHSKGGNMAAYAAMRLDAENQQLGDLVSKIYSMDGPSFGSDVVDPKVFSRVVSRIEKVVPQSAFIGLIMDTGVPYKVTVAESIGLMQHFGMYWQVKDGDFDYCDHVTPRALAVSKAANDWMLNLSFEERKRKIDGVYNALTSLGYPTFDEISAHWSELLPKILSIATHMDSKTYELIRNIMSAFTGVGGSEHKN, encoded by the coding sequence ATGCCAAATATTCTCGATTTAGTGAGCAATGATTTTACTGATTTTACTAATCGTAAATTTAATGCTGTTGATTCGCTCGTTTTTTGCGAACTGGCTTATATTTGCATGCCTGATTCTATTCCAAAATACGATGATGATTCGGATAATTTGAATACTGTTCCTTTGTGCGACTTGCTGCGCGCTGAGGATTTTTCTTCAATGTTTAGCTCTGGTTCAGCTAAAGTTGATGATTTTCGAAAGAGTCTTTTTCTTGCTGTTGCGGCTAGTCCGCGATATAGGGGAATACGCGTCGGTGAGGTTCTTGAGCGTTTTGATGAGTCGAATATTGACGATTCGTGTGAACAGCAGTTTGCTGCAGTAACTTTTGACTTGACTGATTGTGTTGGCTATAGATGTTTTGTTGTTGCTTTCAGGGGGACTGATAACACGCTTGTTGGGTGGAAAGAAGATTTTAATATGGCTTTTCGCTGCCCAGTTCCAGCTCAAGAGTCTGCTGCAGAATATTTGCTTTCGATAGCAAGGCGTGTGCATAAAAATTATTGCAATAATAGCGTTAAGAATAATATTTTTCATAGGATTTTTGGTTATATTGCGAATTTGTTTGGGAAGAAGCCAGAGCAAGCTGATATGCTGCAATCTGATACGCTGCAAAACGATATTGTGAATCAAAATAATGATTCTAATATTTTTGTTGTGGGTCATTCAAAAGGCGGGAATATGGCTGCATATGCGGCAATGCGTTTGGACGCAGAAAATCAACAACTTGGTGATCTTGTCAGTAAAATTTATTCTATGGACGGTCCTAGTTTTGGCTCGGATGTTGTTGATCCAAAGGTTTTTTCTCGCGTTGTTTCTAGGATTGAAAAAGTTGTTCCACAATCTGCTTTTATTGGATTGATCATGGATACTGGCGTACCGTATAAAGTTACGGTTGCTGAGTCGATTGGATTGATGCAACATTTTGGCATGTATTGGCAGGTTAAAGACGGAGATTTTGACTATTGTGATCATGTAACTCCGCGTGCGCTTGCTGTTTCTAAAGCTGCTAATGATTGGATGTTGAATTTGTCTTTCGAAGAAAGAAAACGCAAAATTGATGGTGTTTACAACGCTTTAACTAGCTTAGGATATCCTACTTTTGATGAAATTTCTGCGCATTGGTCGGAGCTTTTGCCGAAAATATTGAGCATAGCAACGCATATGGATTCAAAGACTTATGAGTTAATTCGTAATATTATGAGTGCGTTTACTGGTGTTGGTGGATCAGAACATAAGAATTGA
- the rpmJ gene encoding 50S ribosomal protein L36 yields MKVSPSVKRICENCRVIRRHGRVMVICINPRHKQRQG; encoded by the coding sequence ATGAAGGTCAGCCCTAGCGTGAAGAGGATCTGCGAAAATTGCCGTGTGATCCGCCGTCACGGTCGCGTCATGGTGATTTGCATCAACCCACGTCATAAGCAGCGTCAGGGCTGA
- the infA gene encoding translation initiation factor IF-1: MAKDGVIEVEGTVVEALPNAMFRVQLENEHIVLATISGKMRKNYIRILPQDRVVLEMSPYDLNRGRITYRYK; this comes from the coding sequence ATGGCAAAAGACGGTGTGATTGAAGTTGAAGGCACGGTAGTTGAAGCACTGCCAAACGCGATGTTTCGCGTTCAGCTTGAGAACGAGCACATTGTACTGGCTACGATTTCTGGAAAGATGCGTAAGAATTATATTCGTATTCTTCCGCAAGATCGTGTTGTGCTGGAGATGAGCCCTTACGATTTGAACCGTGGTCGTATTACGTACCGCTATAAGTAA
- the rplQ gene encoding 50S ribosomal protein L17, producing MPTPKQGPRLASSPAHERLMLANMATSLFQHGRIVTTLPKAKRLRPLAERLITFAKRGDLHSRRRVLRVIRNKSVVHMLFTQIAEQMKQREGGYTRIVKMAPRRGDTAPQAIIELVVEPVSPKKAVVKEAESAAKVAAKEEAAE from the coding sequence ATGCCTACACCGAAACAAGGGCCTCGTCTGGCTTCTAGCCCAGCGCATGAGCGCCTGATGCTGGCCAACATGGCTACTAGCCTCTTCCAGCACGGTCGTATTGTGACTACTTTGCCAAAGGCAAAGCGTCTTCGTCCACTTGCTGAGCGTTTGATTACATTCGCTAAGCGTGGCGACTTGCATTCGCGCCGCCGTGTGTTGCGCGTGATTCGCAATAAGTCCGTTGTTCACATGCTTTTCACTCAGATTGCTGAGCAGATGAAGCAGCGTGAAGGTGGCTATACCCGCATCGTTAAGATGGCTCCTCGTCGTGGTGATACTGCTCCACAAGCTATTATTGAGCTTGTTGTTGAGCCAGTAAGCCCAAAGAAGGCTGTCGTTAAGGAAGCTGAGTCTGCTGCTAAGGTTGCTGCTAAAGAAGAAGCAGCCGAGTAG
- the rpsH gene encoding 30S ribosomal protein S8, with the protein MTMTDPIADMLTRLRNASAAKHDTVEMPYSKFKANIAEILKREGYIKDFAAKEAKVGQTLEVTLKYGSNGQRSIQGIKRISKPGLRRYAKSDSLPMPLGGLGIAIISTSSGLLTQKECLDRGIGGEIVAYVW; encoded by the coding sequence ATGACAATGACAGATCCTATCGCAGACATGTTGACACGTCTGCGTAATGCGAGCGCGGCAAAGCACGATACCGTGGAAATGCCGTACTCCAAGTTCAAGGCGAATATCGCCGAGATTCTGAAGCGTGAAGGCTATATTAAAGACTTTGCTGCTAAGGAAGCCAAGGTTGGACAGACTTTGGAAGTCACATTAAAGTATGGCTCCAATGGTCAGCGTTCCATCCAGGGCATCAAGCGCATTTCTAAGCCAGGCTTGCGTCGTTACGCAAAGTCTGATTCTTTGCCTATGCCTCTTGGTGGTCTCGGTATCGCTATTATCTCGACCAGCTCGGGATTGTTGACTCAGAAGGAATGCCTCGACAGAGGCATTGGCGGCGAAATCGTCGCCTACGTATGGTGA
- the rpsM gene encoding 30S ribosomal protein S13, whose translation MARLAGVDIPNEKRIEIALTYIFGVGRTRAKETLAATGVNPDTRVKDLTDEQLITLRDYLEANYKIEGDLRREIDADIRRKIQINCYQGQRHRKGLPVRGQRTKTNARTRKGPKRTVAGKKKATR comes from the coding sequence ATGGCACGTCTTGCCGGAGTAGATATTCCCAATGAGAAGCGCATTGAGATTGCCCTCACCTACATTTTTGGTGTAGGCCGTACTCGCGCTAAGGAAACGCTTGCCGCGACCGGTGTTAATCCGGATACCCGCGTCAAGGATCTTACGGATGAACAGTTAATCACTTTGCGTGATTATCTTGAAGCTAATTATAAGATTGAAGGCGATTTGCGTCGTGAAATCGATGCAGACATTCGTCGTAAGATTCAGATCAACTGCTATCAAGGCCAGCGTCATCGCAAGGGTCTTCCTGTGCGTGGTCAGCGTACTAAGACTAATGCTCGTACTCGTAAGGGTCCGAAGCGTACTGTCGCCGGGAAGAAGAAGGCCACCAGATAG